Proteins encoded in a region of the Pirellulales bacterium genome:
- a CDS encoding RluA family pseudouridine synthase, which yields MTTPLDFLYRDEAIWAVNKPAGLSTQAPPGYDSLETRVRAALREKPAINAAPGITCDPRPPYLGVPHRLDRPVSGVVLFAVTPRAARQLSRQFERRTIHKTYWGVVSGQVPEDEGTWIDHIRKIPDEPRGEIVSPNLPDARPAIMHYHVLTRDAAATLLQITLETGRMHQIRLQAATRGFPIWGDALYGSAETFGTASTDPATLAIALHARAIEFHHPELQRRIRVEAPLPAVWSLFAEELLAPQIGGQ from the coding sequence TTGACCACGCCACTCGATTTCCTTTACCGCGATGAAGCCATCTGGGCCGTCAACAAACCTGCGGGCCTCTCCACCCAGGCCCCGCCAGGATATGACTCGCTAGAAACCCGCGTCCGGGCGGCTTTACGCGAAAAGCCGGCAATAAACGCCGCCCCGGGTATAACCTGCGATCCCCGACCCCCTTACCTGGGCGTGCCCCATCGGTTGGATCGGCCTGTCTCGGGAGTGGTTCTCTTTGCCGTGACTCCGCGGGCCGCGCGGCAACTTTCCCGCCAGTTTGAACGGCGCACCATTCACAAAACCTATTGGGGGGTGGTCAGCGGCCAGGTGCCGGAGGATGAGGGGACTTGGATCGACCATATTCGCAAGATCCCCGACGAACCGCGCGGAGAGATTGTCTCGCCCAACCTGCCGGACGCGCGCCCGGCGATCATGCACTATCACGTGCTAACCCGCGACGCCGCGGCGACCTTGCTGCAAATCACGTTAGAAACCGGCCGCATGCACCAAATTCGGCTGCAGGCCGCCACCCGCGGATTCCCCATCTGGGGAGATGCCCTGTACGGCAGCGCAGAAACATTCGGCACGGCCAGCACCGACCCCGCCACGCTGGCGATTGCGTTACACGCGCGGGCGATCGAGTTTCATCATCCCGAACTGCAGCGGCGCATCCGGGTCGAGGCCCCGTTGCCGGCGGTTTGGAGTTTGTTTGCGGAAGAACTGCTAGCACCGCAAATCGGCGGTCAATAA
- a CDS encoding ABC transporter permease, whose protein sequence is MFFQVLFAGARSLWLHPLRSLLTILGIFIGVAAVIWLMAVGEGISQKAQEQIAGLGAENIIIRSVKPPQENSTSNTGLTPYGLTREDFARLTSLHNVANALRIREHAYKFRVRGRERDGRLVGCTPDYAEVNQLTVAEGRFLNSTDLLNDSRNVCVLSAETADKLFPLENPLNQEVQIEQDVYRVVGVLRPRGATGAVGGSFSGQDYSRDIYIPIETFWKRIGDIIWVRTSSSREGEYIELNQITLRIDSVDNVKNTALAVERILEEKHPVMDYAVIVPKDLLDQAETTKMMFMVLLGFIAAITLVVGGIGIMNIMLATVTERTREIGIRRALGAKRADITMQFLIETTLLSALGGLTGILGGLACKPLTRFAIWQLNYWAEDAMRNVPDLVKSVEPIIVSWSIPMSFGISVVVGILFGIYPAIRAARMDPIEALRHQ, encoded by the coding sequence ATGTTTTTTCAAGTCCTCTTTGCCGGCGCGCGCAGCCTGTGGCTGCATCCCCTACGGTCGTTGCTGACGATTCTGGGGATCTTTATTGGCGTGGCAGCGGTCATCTGGCTGATGGCCGTGGGCGAAGGGATCAGCCAAAAGGCGCAAGAGCAAATCGCTGGCCTCGGGGCGGAAAACATCATCATTCGCTCGGTCAAACCTCCGCAAGAAAACTCCACTTCCAACACGGGGCTGACTCCCTACGGCCTGACGCGCGAGGACTTTGCCCGCTTGACTAGTCTGCATAACGTGGCCAACGCCCTGCGCATTCGCGAGCACGCGTACAAATTTCGCGTGCGCGGACGGGAGCGGGACGGACGCCTGGTCGGCTGCACTCCCGACTATGCCGAGGTCAACCAACTGACCGTTGCCGAGGGGCGATTTCTCAACAGCACCGATCTGCTCAATGATAGCCGCAATGTCTGCGTCCTTTCCGCGGAAACCGCCGATAAGCTCTTTCCCCTGGAAAACCCACTCAACCAAGAAGTCCAAATCGAACAAGACGTCTACCGCGTCGTGGGCGTGTTGCGCCCCCGCGGGGCGACGGGCGCGGTGGGGGGGTCGTTCAGCGGGCAGGATTATTCGCGCGATATTTATATTCCCATCGAAACATTTTGGAAACGCATCGGCGACATCATTTGGGTGCGGACTTCCAGCTCGCGCGAGGGGGAATATATCGAGCTAAACCAAATTACCCTGCGAATCGACTCGGTGGACAATGTAAAAAACACCGCGCTGGCGGTGGAGCGGATTTTAGAGGAAAAGCATCCGGTGATGGACTATGCCGTGATCGTCCCCAAGGATCTCTTGGACCAGGCCGAAACCACCAAAATGATGTTCATGGTGTTGTTGGGGTTTATCGCCGCGATCACGCTGGTCGTGGGGGGGATCGGCATTATGAATATTATGCTGGCCACCGTGACCGAACGAACCCGCGAGATCGGCATTCGCCGCGCATTAGGTGCCAAGCGGGCCGATATCACGATGCAATTTTTGATCGAGACGACACTCCTTTCCGCGCTGGGGGGCCTGACCGGCATCCTGGGGGGACTGGCCTGCAAGCCACTCACGCGGTTCGCCATTTGGCAGCTAAACTATTGGGCCGAGGACGCCATGCGCAATGTGCCCGACCTGGTCAAATCGGTCGAGCCGATCATTGTTTCCTGGTCGATCCCCATGTCGTTTGGCATTTCGGTCGTCGTGGGAATCTTGTTTGGCATTTATCCGGCCATCCGCGCGGCGCGCATGGACCCGATTGAAGCCCTGCGGCATCAGTAG
- a CDS encoding ABC transporter ATP-binding protein produces the protein MTLAFRVENLIKEYRLAGEIVHALRGVTLEVPSGDYVAIMGPSGSGKSTLLNLLGCLDRPTAGSYWLGGEDVARMSDDQLSDVRAGRIGFVFQSYNLIPQYTVVENIELPLVYRGRVTAADRKRCLELAELVGLGKRLDHRPMQLSGGQQQRVAIARSLANDPIFILADEATGNLDSQTSEEILALFGKLNDAGKTIVMVTHEMDVAEHARRIVRLRDGLLQSDVQNTHRRVAQPPSLIETA, from the coding sequence ATGACGCTGGCGTTTCGGGTGGAAAATTTGATCAAGGAATACCGCCTGGCGGGCGAGATTGTCCATGCCTTGCGCGGCGTCACGCTGGAAGTCCCCTCCGGCGATTATGTGGCGATCATGGGCCCTTCTGGTTCGGGCAAAAGTACGCTGTTAAATCTGCTGGGTTGTCTGGACCGGCCGACGGCGGGAAGTTACTGGCTGGGAGGAGAAGATGTCGCCCGCATGAGCGACGATCAACTGTCGGATGTGCGGGCGGGGCGCATCGGGTTTGTGTTTCAGTCGTATAATTTGATTCCGCAGTACACGGTGGTGGAAAACATCGAACTGCCACTGGTGTATCGGGGACGAGTGACGGCCGCTGACCGCAAACGCTGCCTGGAACTGGCGGAACTGGTGGGCCTGGGGAAGCGGTTGGATCACCGGCCGATGCAGCTTTCCGGCGGGCAGCAGCAGCGGGTGGCAATTGCCCGGTCGCTGGCGAATGATCCCATCTTTATCCTGGCGGACGAGGCGACGGGGAATTTGGACTCGCAAACGTCCGAGGAAATATTGGCGTTGTTTGGCAAGTTAAACGACGCAGGCAAAACGATCGTGATGGTCACGCATGAAATGGATGTGGCCGAACACGCGCGGCGGATTGTCCGCCTGCGGGATGGCCTGTTGCAGTCGGATGTGCAGAACACGCACCGCCGCGTGGCCCAGCCCCCCAGCCTGATAGAAACGGCATAA
- a CDS encoding HlyD family efflux transporter periplasmic adaptor subunit yields MKPVSTTICSASYAKRRGISTLGLILGMVVMLGAAGGYYWWAYIRPAESRSSAVPQFTTIDKKKFEHTVTEPGEVESSQNTEIRCEVQSLNSNGIMILEIVPNGTTVKEGDFLVRFDSSALEKTKGAQQIVVNNAMAALAQSQAAHETAKITKREYLEGTYQQEEEALQSVVFVAEENLRRAEEYARYSEKLAARGYVTGVQVEADRFAVEKARKELAAAQTKLKVLQEFTKAKMLQTLEANIEAAAAKLAADQNTLAQGQRELELVNSQIQKCKIHSPVAGKVVYANVPGGRGGQEVIIQEGTLIRERQPVIRIPDMERMQVMAKINESRIGFVAMDQPADVTIGAYGLKLSGKVVRVDEYPIPTSFFGPQIKQYATYVQIDNPPQGIRPGLTANVTINVNSIPDALVAPLEAIIEHAGEYYCLTQEGKSIVPRWVSIGASNDQEVYIKEGIAAGTQVILNPDPFLTQIAGFPPPPAGKSLVEKAQLAQAARERDNRNRQPVKSADNLPNGGPARGT; encoded by the coding sequence ATGAAACCTGTTTCAACAACTATTTGCTCCGCATCCTACGCCAAACGCCGGGGTATTTCGACGTTGGGGCTGATCTTGGGCATGGTAGTGATGTTGGGAGCGGCGGGGGGGTATTACTGGTGGGCGTACATTCGTCCGGCGGAAAGCCGCAGTTCGGCAGTCCCGCAATTTACCACCATCGATAAGAAAAAGTTTGAGCACACCGTGACTGAGCCGGGAGAGGTGGAAAGCTCTCAAAATACCGAGATTCGCTGCGAGGTACAGTCGTTGAATTCCAATGGCATTATGATCCTCGAGATCGTCCCCAACGGCACCACGGTCAAGGAGGGAGACTTTTTGGTGCGGTTTGATTCTTCGGCCCTGGAAAAAACCAAGGGGGCGCAGCAGATCGTGGTGAATAACGCCATGGCGGCCCTGGCGCAGTCGCAGGCCGCGCACGAGACGGCCAAAATAACCAAACGAGAATACCTAGAGGGGACTTACCAACAAGAGGAAGAAGCGTTGCAATCGGTGGTCTTTGTGGCGGAGGAAAATCTGCGCCGGGCCGAGGAATACGCCCGCTACAGTGAAAAGCTGGCCGCCCGGGGGTATGTAACCGGCGTCCAGGTCGAGGCCGACCGCTTTGCCGTGGAAAAAGCCCGCAAGGAACTGGCAGCTGCCCAAACCAAACTGAAAGTGCTACAGGAATTTACCAAGGCCAAAATGCTACAAACACTAGAGGCCAATATCGAAGCCGCCGCCGCCAAGCTGGCCGCCGATCAAAACACACTCGCCCAGGGACAACGGGAACTGGAGTTGGTCAATTCGCAAATCCAAAAGTGCAAGATTCATTCCCCGGTGGCGGGCAAAGTGGTCTATGCAAATGTCCCTGGTGGCCGGGGTGGGCAAGAAGTGATTATCCAAGAGGGAACCCTCATTCGCGAGCGGCAGCCCGTGATCCGTATTCCCGACATGGAACGGATGCAGGTCATGGCCAAAATCAACGAATCCCGTATTGGATTTGTGGCCATGGACCAGCCCGCGGACGTCACGATCGGGGCTTATGGGTTAAAGTTGTCCGGTAAAGTCGTGCGGGTGGATGAATATCCCATCCCGACCAGTTTCTTTGGTCCGCAAATCAAGCAATACGCCACCTATGTCCAGATTGATAATCCCCCCCAGGGGATCCGCCCCGGCCTGACCGCCAATGTCACGATCAATGTCAATTCCATTCCTGACGCTCTAGTTGCGCCGCTGGAGGCCATCATCGAGCACGCGGGAGAGTATTATTGCCTGACCCAAGAGGGGAAATCCATCGTGCCGCGGTGGGTTTCGATCGGCGCGAGCAACGACCAGGAAGTGTATATTAAAGAGGGGATCGCCGCCGGGACGCAGGTGATCCTCAATCCTGATCCATTTTTAACTCAAATCGCCGGATTCCCCCCGCCTCCCGCGGGCAAATCCCTGGTCGAAAAAGCGCAATTAGCCCAAGCCGCGCGCGAGCGGGACAACCGCAATCGCCAGCCGGTCAAATCCGCCGATAACCTGCCCAATGGCGGCCCCGCCCGGGGGACCTGA
- a CDS encoding ankyrin repeat domain-containing protein: protein MKPTFDNVGPQVGEQLPDLRLTTLKGEVQQLGAAWHSGPALIVTSSFTCPKSRSRWPELAAIARKYEGKLNVVVVYVIEAHPVGSICPYKNVEDVTPENHRDGILRKQPTTMEDRLELAQEFKRYLRIDVPIHVDPVDNRAWKALGAAPNIAFLVDKEGIVTARQGWFEGPALEKSIEEHLKDMPRDEQRILDQNKTAANLVSLYEKLEQSGFHSWDLTSAIREEKTDKLAEILSKFPEATTFVIEPAQGHPEETTLLMDAVAAGNLAAAEFLLKHGADIHARTGSFDSPLQAADFNNLEMVKLLLKHKANVNFPVTGKTPLHEALLQNASDGAELLIAAGAREDFYSDIGLGKLDKVKAALAADPSRAARPDGASRMPLDYAAANDQLDIVKLLIEHDAPIVDASLAEYLSPLHYAIKRGNVPIVELLLKSGHSPNTAQGRGGDVPRIVPALHMAISGNQVEIVKLLLAQKVDLTQRNDSSQTPLHFAAILGSSKIAELLIKAGADVNATVEEFSTGCGSGEEETPQKDRPLHFAAARGNPDTIKVLIAAGADIHATNVRGETPLMSALTPPIYTGVNEETQLQNMELLLRSGADVNAKNNSGKTVLDLVPESDTIRFGSDPEKQQKLKNALTELLKKHGAKSGS from the coding sequence GTGAAACCGACTTTTGATAACGTCGGTCCACAGGTCGGTGAGCAATTGCCGGATTTACGGCTCACAACGCTCAAAGGGGAAGTGCAACAGCTTGGCGCTGCCTGGCATTCTGGTCCCGCATTGATCGTGACCAGCTCGTTTACCTGCCCCAAGTCACGCTCCCGCTGGCCGGAATTGGCCGCGATTGCCAGGAAATATGAAGGGAAGCTCAACGTTGTCGTGGTGTACGTTATCGAGGCGCACCCCGTCGGGAGCATCTGCCCCTACAAAAACGTGGAAGACGTAACACCCGAAAACCATCGTGACGGTATCTTGCGCAAGCAGCCGACGACAATGGAAGACCGACTCGAACTAGCGCAAGAGTTCAAGCGTTATCTGCGGATCGATGTGCCGATTCATGTCGATCCCGTCGACAATCGAGCTTGGAAGGCCCTGGGAGCCGCCCCGAACATCGCATTTTTGGTGGACAAGGAAGGGATCGTCACGGCCCGGCAGGGTTGGTTTGAGGGACCTGCCTTGGAGAAGTCGATTGAGGAGCACTTGAAGGACATGCCGAGAGATGAGCAGCGAATTCTAGATCAGAATAAGACCGCGGCTAATTTAGTATCGCTCTACGAAAAACTCGAGCAGTCAGGCTTCCATTCATGGGATTTAACTTCCGCGATCCGGGAGGAAAAGACGGATAAACTTGCAGAAATCCTGAGTAAATTTCCCGAAGCAACGACGTTTGTTATCGAACCTGCCCAAGGCCATCCAGAAGAAACGACATTGCTCATGGATGCGGTTGCCGCAGGAAACCTCGCGGCCGCGGAATTCTTACTAAAGCACGGAGCCGACATCCATGCACGAACCGGCAGTTTTGACTCGCCACTACAGGCGGCGGATTTTAACAATCTGGAGATGGTCAAGCTGTTACTTAAACATAAGGCGAATGTGAATTTTCCTGTAACTGGCAAAACGCCTTTGCACGAGGCGCTGCTACAAAATGCGTCAGATGGTGCAGAATTATTGATTGCTGCCGGAGCGCGAGAGGACTTTTACTCCGATATCGGATTGGGCAAGTTGGATAAGGTTAAGGCCGCACTAGCCGCCGATCCATCCAGGGCTGCACGGCCCGATGGTGCTTCGCGAATGCCGCTGGACTATGCGGCGGCAAATGATCAATTGGATATAGTAAAGTTGCTAATTGAACATGATGCACCTATCGTAGATGCTTCTCTTGCTGAATATCTCTCTCCCTTGCATTATGCAATCAAGCGTGGGAACGTCCCAATAGTCGAACTTCTGCTCAAGTCCGGTCATTCGCCGAATACGGCCCAGGGTCGGGGAGGCGATGTGCCCAGGATCGTGCCAGCGCTTCATATGGCAATCTCCGGCAATCAAGTAGAGATTGTCAAACTGCTGTTGGCTCAAAAGGTTGATTTGACACAGCGAAATGATTCTTCGCAAACACCGCTGCATTTTGCCGCGATACTGGGCAGTTCGAAAATTGCTGAATTACTCATCAAAGCGGGTGCAGATGTGAATGCGACTGTAGAAGAATTTAGCACAGGTTGCGGCAGCGGCGAAGAAGAAACACCCCAAAAGGACAGACCCCTCCATTTTGCCGCAGCGCGCGGAAACCCCGACACAATCAAGGTCTTGATAGCCGCCGGCGCCGATATTCACGCCACGAACGTACGGGGGGAAACACCCCTCATGTCCGCACTCACACCACCGATCTACACGGGTGTGAATGAGGAAACGCAATTGCAAAACATGGAATTGCTTTTGCGGTCCGGAGCCGACGTAAATGCCAAGAACAACAGCGGTAAAACGGTCCTCGACCTTGTACCCGAGTCAGACACCATCAGATTCGGAAGTGATCCAGAGAAACAACAGAAATTGAAAAATGCCCTTACCGAACTCCTCAAAAAGCACGGTGCCAAGTCGGGGAGTTAA
- a CDS encoding endonuclease/exonuclease/phosphatase family protein yields the protein MLRYIFALRWYHWLWISSLALVLSVGLLFVINGTLLAWQERPMLGVSAHAPLPEISLIPVTKDQPSTAGANSPAADSATASTTSAQDSSSPSATPTCKIVAFNLAKCWVTRDYRSFVPAAEVRGRLQRIAKIINDEQPDLVFLSEVVKEAGWTGVDQVTELADMCQMHAWAFGENYNIGLPFYRAVGGNAILSRRPLEAVENPSLAGRKPFYQTVNSRRILYCRQKIGGQNVLLGSIHNDSWVRDNNLVQMRQILEYVGDQPAILAGDFNAWPEWPQIQEVINSGKFAPPRLGMPTHSSTAPTRQIDYIFAPTGWQLLEQHVVPDDVSDHLAVVATYAVSE from the coding sequence ATGCTGCGCTACATATTTGCCCTCCGCTGGTATCATTGGCTCTGGATTAGCTCGCTAGCCCTGGTGCTATCGGTGGGCCTGCTCTTTGTGATTAATGGCACCCTGCTGGCCTGGCAAGAACGGCCCATGCTGGGCGTATCGGCTCATGCTCCCTTACCCGAAATTTCGCTGATTCCTGTCACAAAGGATCAACCGTCCACAGCCGGTGCGAACAGCCCCGCGGCGGACTCTGCCACTGCTTCTACGACAAGCGCACAGGATAGCAGTTCCCCCTCCGCCACGCCCACTTGCAAAATCGTGGCATTCAACCTGGCCAAGTGCTGGGTCACGCGCGATTACCGCTCCTTTGTCCCCGCGGCCGAAGTACGGGGGCGCTTGCAACGTATCGCCAAGATCATCAATGACGAACAGCCCGATCTGGTGTTCCTGAGCGAGGTTGTCAAGGAAGCGGGCTGGACCGGCGTCGATCAAGTGACCGAACTAGCCGATATGTGCCAGATGCACGCTTGGGCGTTTGGCGAAAATTACAATATCGGCCTGCCGTTTTACCGCGCGGTCGGGGGGAATGCCATCCTGAGCCGTCGTCCGCTGGAAGCCGTCGAAAATCCGTCGCTCGCTGGCCGCAAGCCCTTTTATCAAACCGTGAATAGTCGCCGGATTTTGTACTGCCGCCAGAAAATCGGCGGGCAGAATGTGCTGCTGGGTTCCATCCATAATGATTCGTGGGTGCGTGACAATAACCTGGTCCAAATGCGGCAGATACTGGAATACGTGGGGGACCAGCCAGCGATATTGGCCGGGGATTTCAATGCTTGGCCGGAATGGCCCCAGATCCAAGAGGTTATCAACAGTGGCAAATTCGCCCCTCCCCGGTTGGGCATGCCCACGCACTCTTCCACCGCGCCGACGCGGCAGATTGATTACATTTTTGCCCCGACGGGTTGGCAGTTGCTGGAGCAGCATGTGGTGCCGGACGACGTATCGGACCATCTGGCGGTGGTGGCGACGTATGCGGTGAGTGAGTAG
- a CDS encoding FG-GAP repeat protein translates to MQRSISVLILAVASVILSVPAQAGWDQAFKLKPSDGAVNDEFSNSVALSGNTALVGNWLDDDNGSASGSAYLFNTTTGAQITKLTPADGAIGDYFGHSVALSGNTALVGSPYDEDNGFGSGSAYLFNATTGAQLAKLKPADGAMGDGFGGSVALSGNTALVSSRFDGDNGLNSGSAYLFNATTGTQLAKLLPADGATGDRFGLSVALSGNTALVGSFQDDDNGSESGSAYLFDATTGAQLAKLKPSDGAVDDEFGYSVALSGNTALIGSYQDDDNGDASGSAYLFNATTGAQIAKLLPVDGAARDYFGYSVALSGNIALVGNIGDDDNGNASGSSYLFNATTGVQLAKLKPADGAAGDNFGISVALSGNAALVGSFRDDDNGTNSGSAYLFAMDVLDPNPVSGGTITFSPITPGVSLTLDDIPSIVNSGGAGSKINVTGFGFSGPNPSLFDLPGYSNVTLTAGAFDTIAYDLTFLGSAAAGDYAATLTLFTDSGNVSYNIQASVIPEPSTLGLLALGGLALLLRRRK, encoded by the coding sequence ATGCAGCGCAGTATTTCCGTGTTGATTCTAGCCGTGGCGAGTGTCATTCTTTCCGTGCCCGCCCAGGCCGGATGGGACCAAGCGTTTAAGCTCAAACCGTCGGACGGCGCGGTCAACGACGAGTTCAGTAACTCCGTCGCTCTCAGCGGCAACACTGCACTCGTCGGCAATTGGTTAGACGACGACAACGGCTCCGCATCTGGCAGCGCCTACCTCTTTAACACCACCACCGGTGCGCAAATTACCAAGCTCACGCCGGCCGATGGCGCAATAGGCGATTACTTCGGCCACTCAGTCGCCCTCAGCGGCAACACGGCACTCGTCGGCAGCCCCTACGACGAAGACAACGGCTTCGGTTCCGGCAGTGCCTACCTCTTTAACGCCACGACTGGCGCGCAACTAGCCAAGCTTAAGCCGGCCGATGGTGCGATGGGAGACGGATTCGGCGGGTCCGTTGCCCTCAGTGGTAACACGGCCCTTGTTAGCAGCCGATTTGATGGCGATAACGGTCTTAATTCCGGTAGCGCTTACCTTTTTAACGCCACCACCGGCACGCAGCTCGCCAAACTGCTGCCCGCCGATGGCGCAACTGGTGACCGCTTTGGCTTGTCCGTTGCCCTCAGCGGCAACACGGCCCTTGTCGGTAGTTTTCAGGACGACGACAACGGCTCGGAATCCGGCAGCGCATACCTCTTTGACGCCACCACCGGTGCGCAGCTTGCCAAGCTTAAGCCCTCCGACGGCGCGGTGGACGACGAGTTCGGCTACTCCGTCGCCTTGAGCGGCAACACAGCTCTCATTGGTAGCTACCAAGACGACGACAACGGCGACGCTTCCGGCAGCGCCTACCTCTTTAACGCTACGACCGGGGCGCAGATTGCCAAGCTGCTGCCCGTAGATGGCGCGGCGCGCGACTATTTCGGCTACTCAGTCGCCCTCAGCGGCAATATCGCCCTCGTCGGCAACATAGGCGACGACGACAACGGCAACGCCTCCGGCAGCTCTTACCTCTTTAACGCCACGACAGGCGTGCAACTCGCCAAACTCAAACCGGCCGATGGTGCGGCTGGTGACAACTTTGGTATCTCCGTCGCGCTCAGCGGTAACGCGGCCCTCGTCGGCAGCTTCCGCGACGACGATAACGGCACCAATTCCGGCAGCGCGTACCTCTTTGCCATGGATGTCCTCGACCCCAATCCGGTCTCCGGCGGCACAATTACGTTTAGTCCTATCACCCCCGGTGTGAGCCTGACGCTCGACGATATTCCCAGCATTGTTAATAGTGGCGGGGCGGGGAGCAAAATCAACGTTACCGGGTTCGGTTTCTCTGGTCCAAATCCGAGCTTGTTCGACCTGCCGGGCTATAGCAATGTCACGCTGACCGCCGGCGCGTTTGACACAATCGCCTACGACCTGACGTTCCTCGGCTCTGCCGCCGCTGGCGATTACGCGGCCACGCTCACACTCTTTACCGACAGCGGCAACGTGTCGTACAACATCCAGGCCAGCGTCATCCCCGAACCATCCACCCTGGGCCTGCTGGCCTTGGGGGGCCTGGCTTTGCTGCTCCGTCGTCGCAAGTGA
- a CDS encoding type II toxin-antitoxin system PemK/MazF family toxin, with protein sequence MICRQGDICWADLGDPIGSAPGYRRPVVVIQSDAFNASRLATILCVPLTSNLKWAETPGNVLLKSRETGLDRDSVANVTAIVSIDRTQLTECVGRLSPRRIEHIFLGLDILLGR encoded by the coding sequence ATGATCTGTAGGCAAGGTGACATCTGTTGGGCAGATCTGGGCGACCCGATAGGCTCCGCGCCTGGTTATCGGCGTCCAGTCGTTGTGATTCAAAGCGATGCGTTTAATGCCAGTCGGTTGGCTACGATCCTTTGCGTGCCATTGACCAGCAATCTAAAATGGGCGGAAACGCCGGGAAACGTCCTGTTAAAATCCCGAGAAACGGGTTTGGATCGGGATTCCGTCGCAAATGTCACCGCAATCGTCTCCATCGACCGAACACAACTCACGGAATGTGTGGGCCGGTTATCCCCCCGTCGCATCGAACACATCTTTTTGGGGCTGGATATCCTGCTGGGTCGGTAA
- a CDS encoding thioredoxin family protein, with translation MFDYAAKFSAGLTYAEFLSRHGTPDQQARWAAQHAQISLTAAQREVLAGFTRRLPVVCLAGAWCGDCVQQCPIFDHFAAATPRIELRFFDRDAHPDLAAHLRLCGGARVPTVVFLNEDLQELGRYGDRTLAKYRQLAAAQLGPACPTGFVPPSAELQAAVLDEWLGQFERAHWMARLSPRLRERHGD, from the coding sequence ATGTTCGATTACGCCGCTAAATTTTCCGCCGGGCTGACCTATGCCGAGTTTCTCTCCCGGCATGGCACGCCCGACCAGCAGGCCCGCTGGGCCGCCCAGCATGCGCAGATTTCGCTGACCGCCGCACAGCGGGAAGTGCTGGCTGGCTTTACCCGACGGCTGCCGGTGGTCTGCCTGGCGGGGGCCTGGTGCGGCGACTGCGTTCAGCAATGCCCCATTTTTGACCATTTTGCGGCGGCGACCCCCCGCATCGAGCTGCGGTTCTTTGACCGGGACGCCCATCCCGACCTGGCGGCGCACCTGCGGCTGTGCGGCGGCGCCCGCGTCCCCACAGTCGTGTTCCTCAACGAGGATTTACAAGAGCTGGGCCGCTATGGTGATCGAACGCTCGCCAAGTACCGCCAACTGGCCGCCGCCCAGCTTGGCCCCGCCTGCCCCACGGGATTTGTCCCCCCCAGTGCCGAGCTACAAGCCGCCGTCCTTGACGAATGGCTGGGCCAGTTTGAGCGGGCGCACTGGATGGCCCGGCTGTCGCCACGGTTAAGGGAACGGCACGGGGATTAG
- a CDS encoding GNAT family N-acetyltransferase, with protein sequence MRAASTSPLFYWIEALMPLRPALATDVPAIHAVLRANESERSLLQRNQRDLRANWREFWVESAPCGGIRAVGALRWNAPRLAEIFSVAVLPQFQGLGLGRGVVGHLLHQAKQLLDAEIWLSTTKPDYFARFGFYKISCWELPLRTLAGKLPGVFRQPWPLWWRTCVTPFTFMKCGVLAQRRMAEPAAPQPWPLPARALQPAA encoded by the coding sequence ATGCGTGCCGCTAGCACATCCCCTCTCTTTTACTGGATCGAGGCGCTGATGCCTCTGCGGCCAGCCTTGGCGACGGATGTTCCCGCGATTCATGCCGTCCTGCGGGCAAATGAATCCGAGCGGTCGCTATTGCAGCGAAACCAACGGGATTTGCGGGCCAATTGGCGGGAATTTTGGGTGGAGTCCGCGCCGTGTGGCGGCATCCGGGCGGTGGGAGCGCTCCGCTGGAACGCCCCCCGGCTGGCGGAGATCTTTTCGGTGGCGGTGCTGCCGCAATTTCAGGGCCTGGGCCTGGGACGGGGCGTCGTGGGGCACCTGCTGCATCAGGCAAAACAACTGCTCGATGCCGAAATTTGGCTCTCCACCACCAAGCCCGATTACTTTGCCCGGTTTGGCTTTTACAAGATTTCTTGTTGGGAACTGCCGCTGCGCACGTTGGCGGGCAAATTGCCGGGGGTCTTTCGCCAGCCGTGGCCGCTCTGGTGGCGGACCTGCGTGACGCCGTTCACGTTTATGAAGTGCGGGGTACTGGCCCAGCGGCGCATGGCCGAGCCAGCCGCCCCCCAACCTTGGCCGCTCCCCGCCCGGGCACTGCAACCTGCGGCGTAA